Within the Streptomyces sp. NBC_00554 genome, the region CGGCCGACGCGGTGGAGACGTACATGCTGCAGGACAAGCCGGGAGCGGACCAGCTGCGCAGCTGCGCCCGGCTCTACGACGACTATGTGCACCTGGTGGTCCCGCGCACGTCCTCCGTGCGGTCCGTGGCGGACCTGCGGGGCAAGAGGGTCGCCGTGGGACCGTCCGGCTCCGGGGTGCGGCTGATCGCGAATCATGTGCTCGAAGCGGCAGGGCTCGACCCGACGAAGGACGTAAAGCCGTTGGCCGAGGGCATCGGCACCATGCCGGGGCTGCTCAAACAGAAAAAGATCGACGCCTTCTTCTGGTCGGGCGGCCTTCCGACGAGTGCCGTGCTGGAGCTCTCCAAGAGCTACGACATCAGGCTGGTCCCGATAGGGAGCGACCTGATCAAGAAGCTGCACGAGCAGGGGGGCGCCTCCCGCTACTACCGGGCCGCGGTCATGCCCGCCGACGCCTACCCGAAGGCGCAGCTGGGCTCATCGGTGCAGACGGTGGCCGTGGCCAACCTGCTGGTGACGCGGGAGGACGCGGACGCGAAGCTCACCGAGGAGATCACCCGCACGGTGATCGACAGCCGCGACCGCATCGGCCGCAAGGTGCACGCGGCGCAGCTGGTGGACCTGCGGACGGCCATCTACACCGACCCGCTTCAGCTGCACGAGGGCGCGCGACGCTACTACCGGTCGGTCAAGCCCTAGCCGCGCCGTCCCCGCCGCCAGAACACAGCAGCCCCCTCAGAAGCTGGACCGCGACCTCGGCACCCGCACCGTCACCCGCAGGCCGTGCGGCTCGTGATGGTCGTACGCGATGGAGCCGCCGGCCGCCGCGAGCAGTGCGCGGGAGATGGACAGGCCCAGTCCCGAGCCCTTGATGTTCTGGTGCCTGGCGCTGCGCCAGAAGCGGTCGCCGATGCGGGCCAGGTCCTCGTCGCTGAGGCCAGGGCCGCCGTCGGTGACCACCACGGTCGAGAACTCGCCGTTCGAGGCGACCTTCACCTCGACGCTCTCCCCCTCCGGCGTGAACTTCAGCGCGTTGTCGATCACCGCGTCCAGGGCACTGGACAGCGTGACCGGGTCGGTCCAGGCGGTCGTGGCCGGGCAGGTGCCGACGAGCCGTACGCCCTTGCTCTCGGCGACCGGTCCCCACGCGGCCACACGCTCGGACGTGAGCTCGCCGATGTCGGTGAGCCGCAGGTCCGCCTCGGCATGCTCGGCGAGCGCCAGGTCGAGGAGGTCGTCGAGGACCTCGGCGAGGCGCTTGCCCTCGGTCTGGACCGAGGCGATCTCTTCATTGCCCTCGGGGAGTTCGAGGGCAAGCAGCTCGATACGCAGCAGCAGCGCCGAGAGCGGGTTGCGCAGCTGGTGCGAGGCGTCGGCGACGAAGGCGCGCTGCTGCTCCAGGACGTCCTCGACGTTGTCCGCCATCTCGTTGAACGACCGGGCCAGGCGCCGGAGTTCCGGCGGACCGCCGGCGGCCGCTACGCGGGACTTCAGGCGTCCGGTCGCGATGTCGTGGGTGGTGGCGTCGAGAACGCGTACCGGCCTGAGCACCCAGCCGGTGAGACGCAGCGCGGCGCCGAGGGCGAGGAGCATCGCGGCGACCTCGCCCGCGCCGATGATCAGCCAGCCGTGCAGGGTCCGCGAACGCATCTGCCCGGTGGGCGAGTCGGTGACGACGACGGCGACGACGTCACCGTCCTTGACGACCGGGGACGCGACGATGAGCCGGTGCCGTTGCCAGGGCCAGACCTGTTCGGGGTCGTGGCTGCGGCGGCTCCCGAGCGCCTCGTTGAAGGCGTCGCGCCCCTCGCCCGTCTCGGGCAGCAACCAGGTGTCGGGGGCGTTGGCCATGGGGTCGTCATCGCGGTAGAAGACGCCGGCCCGGATGCCGTACAGGCTGTGGTAGCGGGCGAGTTCCTTGCTCAGGGTCTCGCGGCGTTCGTCCGTGGTGCCGCCCGTCCCGGGACCGGTCGACGGGTCGGCGACGTACTGCGCGAGGGCCGCGAAGCGTGCCGTGTCGTCGATGCGGTCGACGACCACCCTCTGCTGCTGCGCGGCCGCGAGGCTCGCCGCGAGCGGGATGCCGAGCGCGAGCAGCACGGCGGCCATCAGGACGATGAGCAGCGGGAAAAGACGTGTGCGCACCCGTCCCCGCTACGCCGCAGGCGCGACGAGCCGGTACCCGACGCCGCGCACGGTCTCGATCAGCGCCGGCATGCGCAGTTTGGAGCGCAGGGACGCGACATGCACCTCCAGGGTGCGCCCGGTCCCCTCCCAACTGGTCCGCCACACCTCGCTGATGATCTGCTCCCTGCGGAACACCACGCCGGGCCGCTGGGCCAGGAGCGCGAGAAGGTCGAACTCCTTGCGGGTCAGTTGGACGATCAAACCGTCCACACTGACCTGACGGGTGGGCAGTTCGATGTGCACGGGACCGAGTCGCAGTCCGCTCTCGGCGGTGGCCGAGGCGTCGTCGGGGACGCTGCGCCGGCTGACGGCGTGGATACGTGCGAGCAACTCCCCCGTGTCGTACGGCTTCACTACGTAGTCGTCGGCTCCGAGGTTGAGACCGTGGATCCGGGAACGTACGTCGGCGCGCGCGGTGACCATGATCACCGGGGTGCTGGTCCGCTTGCGGATCTTGCCGCAGACCTCGTAGCCGTCCTGGTCCGGGAGGCCCAGGTCGAGCAGGACGACCCCGAAACCGTCACTCTCCGGCACCAGCGCCTGGAGCGCCTCCTCGCCGCTGCGGGCGTGCGTGACGTGGAAACCGTGCCGCGCCAGGACCGCGGACAGAGCGGCGGCGACATGGTTGTCGTCCTCGACGAGGAGCAGTCTCATGCCGGCCCCCTCCGGTTCATCGGTCGTACGGTCTCGGATCATCGGTCGTACGGTCTCGGACTGTAAAAGTACGGGCACGCGCGCGCGTGCACCCTCGCAGTCACGCCGATAGGTAAGGACGGCGTCAAGAGGGTTCGGGTTGCGTGCGGCTTCCGTTACCCAGCCGGTACGCCCCCGACGATGATCGTTACGTGGCGTGTCCACCCGCTATCGGATCGTTATGCTCAATTTCCCCTCAGATGTAATGACGCTGGTCGTACGGGGTCACTACTGTCCTCCCAAACCGCGAGGACGGAGCCAAAGAGCGATGACCGAAGTATCGGTGGCCAAGGACGCCGTGGCCGCGACCGAAGAACTGGTCGTCCTGAAGAGCGTCAACAAGCACTTCGGCGCGTTGCACGTTCTCCAGGACATCGACCTGACGATCACCCGTGGCGAGGTCGTCGTGGTCATCGGACCCTCCGGGTCCGGGAAGTCCACCCTGTGCCGCGCCATCAACCGCCTGGAGACGATCGACTCGGGCGCCATCTCGATCGACGGCAAACCGCTGCCCGCGGAGGGCAAGGCGCTGGCCCGGCTTCGGGCCGACGTCGGCATGGTCTTCCAGTCCTTCAACCTCTTCGCGCACAAGACGGTGCTCGAGAACGTGATGCTGGGCCAGATCAAGGTCCGCAAGGCCGACAAGAAGGTGGCCGAGGAGAAGGCCCGCGGACTGCTCGACCGCGTCGGCATCAGCACGCAGGCCGACAAGTACCCCGCGCAGCTCTCGGGCGGCCAGCAGCAGCGCGTCGCCATCGCGCGGGCGCTGGCGATGGACCCCAAGGTCATGCTCTTCGACGAGCCGACCTCGGCGCTCGACCCCGAGATGATCAACGAGGTCCTGGAGGTCATGCAGCAGCTCGCGCGCGACGGCATGACCATGATCGTCGTCACCCATGAGATGGGCTTCGCTCGTTCGGCTGCGAACCGAGTGGTGTTCATGGCCGACGGACGCATCGTCGAAGAAGCTGTGCCGGACCAGTTCTTCAGCAATCCCCGCAGCGACCGTGCCAAGGACTTCCTGTCGAAGATCCTGCACCACTGATCGTCTGTCGTACCTCTCCGTCACCGACGGCCCGCATCCGTCTTCATCCCAAAGGATGTTCACCATGAAGCTCCGCAAGGTCACCGCCGCCTCGGCCGCCGTGCTCGCCCTCGCTCTGTCCGCGACGGCGTGTGGCTCCGACGACAAGGACGACGCCGGTTCCGGCTCCAGCGGCGGCGGCACGATCAAGGTCGGCATCAAGTACGACCAGCCCGGTCTCGGCCTCAAGGAGCCCGACGGTTCCTTCTCCGGCTTCGACGTGGACGTGGCGACGTACGTGGCCAAGGAACTCGGTTACGACGCCGACAAGATCGAGTTCGTCGAGACCAAGAGCGCCGACCGCGAGAACGCGATCGCCCGTGGCGACGTCAAGTTCATCGCGGCCACGTACTCGATCAACGACGAGCGCAAGGAGAAGGTCAACTTCGCCGGCCCCTACCTGCTGGCCCACCAGGACCTGCTCGTCAAGTCGGACTCCGACATCGCCAAGGGCACGGACCTCAACGGCAAGAAGCTGTGCTCCGTGACCGGCTCCACCTCGGCGCAGAACGTCAAGGCCGACATCGCCCCGAAGGCCCAGCTGAAGGAGCTCAGCGGCTACTCGGAGTGCATCGCCGCTCTGCAGAGCGGCGCAGTGGACGCGGTGACCACCGACGACTCGATCCTCGCGGGCTTCGCCGCGCAGGACAAGTACAAGGGCCAGTTCAAGCTCACCGGCCTCAAGCTGAGCAACGAGAACTACGGCATCGGCGTGAAGAAGGACGACACCGCGACCACGGACAAGATCAACGCCGCCCTGACGAAGATGGTCAGTGACGGTTCGTGGCAGAAGGCCGTCGACGCCAACTTCGGTCCGGCCGGCTACAAGAACGAGCCCGCGCCGAAGATCGGCAACATCGTCTCGTAACGCAAGGCTCCGGCCCAGCAACGCAGGGTTCCATGACGCGCCGCCGCCCGCAGCGATCAGGGCGGCGGCGCGCCATGCCCTCCACGTAAGCCACACACCCGGAAGCGCGGGAGATCGTGTTCGACTTTCTTGAAGGTTACGACGTCCTCGGGGCGTTCTGGATGACGGTGAAACTCACCGCCCTCTCCGCCCTCGGCTCCCTGGTCCTGGGCACCCTGCTGGCCGCCATGCGGGTCAGCCCGGTCCCGCTCATGCGCGGGTTCGGCACCGCCTACGTGAACATCGTCCGGAACATCCCCCTGACCGTCATCATCGTCTTCGCCTCGCTCGGCCTCGCCGACATCTTCGGCGTGACGATGGGAGCGCCCGACGATTTCAAGGTCCAGGGCTTCCGCCTTGCCGTGCTCGGTCTGGCCGGCTACCACGCCGCGTTCGTCTGCGAGGCGCTGCGCTCCGGCATCAACACCGTGCCCCCCGGACAGGCCGAGGCGGCACGCGCCATCGGGCTGAGCTTCAGTCAGGTCCTGCGGCTCATCGTCCTTCCGCAGGCCTTCCGTTCGGTCATCGGCCCACTGGCCAACGTACTGATCGCGCTGACCAAGAACACCACGGTGGCGGCCGCGATCGGCGTCGCCGAGGCGGCCTATCTGATGAAGGAAATGATCGAGAACGAGGCCCAGACGATCGCCATCGGTGCCGTGTTCGCCTTCGGGTTCGTGGTACTGACCCTGCCGACCGGCCTCCTCCTCGGCTGGCTGAGCAAGCGACTGGCGGTGAAGCGATGACCTCGGTGCTCTACGACACCCCGGGTCCCCGCGCCAAGCGGCGCAATGTGATCTTCTCTGTGGTCTTCTTCGTCCTGCTTGCCCTCTTCCTGTGGTGGATCTGGAAGACCATGGACGACAAGGGCCAGCTGAAGTGGGACCTGTGGGAACCGTTCACCACGTCGCAGGCCTGGACGACATACCTGCTGCCGGGCCTGGCCAACACGCTGAAGGCCGCTGCGATCTCCATGGTGATCGCCCTTCCGTTGGGCGCGTTCTTCGGCATCGCACGCCTCTCCGATCACCGATGGGTGAGGGGCGCGGCCAGCACGGTGGTCGAGTTCTTCCGGTCGATCCCGGTGCTGCTGCTGATGCTGTTCGCCAACGAGTTCTACGTCCGCTCCACGGACATCGGAAGCGAAGAGCGGCCTCTCTACGCGGTCGTCACCGGCCTGGTGCTCTACAACGCCTCGGTCCTCGCCGAGATCGTGCGAGCGGGCATCCTCTCCCTGCCCAAGGGGCAGTCCGAGGCCGCCATGGCGGTCGGTCTGCGCAAGGGCCAGACGATGACCAACATCCTGCTGCCGCAGGCGGTCACCGCGATGCTTCCGGCCATCGTCAGCCAGCTCGTCGTCATCGTGAAGGACACCGCACTGGGCGGCGTGATGCTCGGGTTCACCGAGCTGCTCAACTCGCGCAGCACGCTGGCGGCCAACTACGCCAACGTCATCCCCAGCTTCATCGTGGTCGCGGTCATCTTCATCATCGTGAACTTCATCCTCACCAGCTTCGCCAGTTGGCTGGAGGGCAGGCTGCGGCGCAGCAAGAAGGGCACGGGCGTGGTCCTCGGCGAGGATGCGGTGGAGATCAACCCCGCTGCGGTGGGGGGCGGCTTCGGGACCGGTGGCGAGGGTGGCGGCCCGAGCGGCTTCACCTTCACCGACAAACCACCCCGATGATCTGATGCACAGTCAAGTGGCTTGAGCGACAGGGAGGCAGTGGCGTGATCGCCACTGCCTCCGTCACTTGACGCAAGCACCGGCAATAGGTTGCATACGTTCTGTGATCGTGCACCCCGCTCCAACTGCCTGTTCCCGTACGTCCCTCAGGGCATCGCTCCGGGCAGGGGGCACCGCGCCATGGACCCGGTGATCATCGTCGGAGCGGGGCCCGTGGGGCTCACGCTCGCCCTTGCGCTCGCCCGCCAGGAGGTCCCCTCCGTGGTCCTCGACGAAGGGCCCGGCAAGGACGAACAGCGGCCCGCGCGGACGGTCGTTCTGCGCGAGGACACAGCCGCGCTGATCGAGCGGCTGACGGGTTTCCCCCTCTCCGAGGCCGGTTTCCGTTGGGCCGGATGGCGGTCGATGCGGCGCAAGCAGGTGATGCGCGAGGTCAGGTTCGGTTCAGGGGGTTCCGAAGACTCCGGGGGCTCGGACGGCCCGAGCCGCGCGGCAGGCCCTGCTGCTTCCGCCGTTCCGGGTGACGCCGCGCCGTTCTCCGCCCCCCTGCACCTCGCCCAGCACGTCCTGACCACCGCCCTGCGCGGGGCCCTCGCGGGCGAGCGGCTCGTCAAGATCGCCACGAGCAGCCGCCTCGACTCCGTCGAGCAGGAGACGTCGGGCGTCACCGCGCACACCCGCGGCCCCAAGGGCACATGGTGGCGCGGCAGTTACCTCGTCGGCTGCGACGGGCCACGCTCGACGGTGCGCAAACTCCAGGACATCCGCTTCCCGGGCCGTACGGCCGTCGAACGACACGCCGTGGCGGCGCTGCGTACGGAACTTCCGTGGCCCGGCGAAGCGTTGTTGCACCGTATGCCGCCGTGGCGGACGTCGGGCCCTTCGGCCGGGGAGGTGACCGCCCGCCCCCTCGCCGACGGCGTGTGGCGACTGGACTGGCTGCTGCCCCCGGGAAAGGACCTGGTCACGCCTGATCTGCTGGTCGCGCGTATCCGGGAGACCCTCGGCGGTTGGAGCGGCGGCTCCACACCTCCGTACGAGCTGCTCGACACCGGAGTCCACACCGTCCACCACCGACTCGCCCGCCGGTGGCGGTCCGGCCGTGTCTTCCTCGCCGGGGACGCCGCGCACCTGCTCGGCGCACTCGGCACCCAGGGCCTGGACGAGGGGCTGCGGGACGCCGACAACCTCGCCTGGAAACTGGCGCTGGCCTGGCACCACGGCCCGCACGAGACGCTGCTCGACAGCTACCAGGCCGAGCGGCGCGCGGTCGTCGCGGCCCGGCTGCGCGCCGCCGACCAGTCGCTGCCGCTGCTGCGCGGCGGCGGAGGGCTGCGCTCGTACGTCCCCGGATCCGCCCGGGGACACGACACGCTACTCACGGACGGTCACCTGGGGCGCGGCCCGCTGGGTGCGCCGGGGGCGTACGCCGATTCGCCGCTCGCGCCTCCGCACGCCGAGTCGGGGACGCCCGTGGACACTGCGCCCGGTGCGCCGGTCGTCGACGTGCGGGTGACGGCGGAGGACGGTTCGTTCGTACCGCTGCGGGAGCGGCTCGGGCGTGGGGCGCTGCTTGTGGTGCTGATCGCGCCCGGTACCGGCGTGTGGGAGCGCAAGCACTGGGTGACGGCCGGAATCATGCCCCGGCTCGCAGCTGCCGTGACCGCGCTGCCGCACCCGGCCGAGCTGCTGGTCGCGGAGAGCTACCCCGGTGCGGCGGCGCACACCGTGCTGCTCATCCGCCCCGACGGGCACCTGGTCACCGCGTTGAGCGGGGTGCGTCCGGCCGATCTGTACGCGGCGGCCGAGGCGACACTGGGCGGAGCGGCGAAGGCGGAGGCGACGGCCAGTACCAGCTGATCCGGCGGTCGCTCGAGCCTCGCTTGAGCGACCGTGGACCAGGGGTCCACATAGTGACTGTCAGTTGACCCTCCCCCACCTCCATGGTGTACTCCGGATCGTGACCGATACCTGTGTGCACCTGTGGCGGAGGGTCCATATGGACCTGGTCCGCTACGCGGGCTGCATCTGTCACCCGTCCTGCTGATTCGCATCCTTCTTCCCGCGTGAGCCGCCTCTGCATGGCCGCGGGCTCCAAGCGAAACCTTCAGGACGGTACGCGTGTCTGTGTCACCCTCTGTTTCCGCGCCTTCCGCGCCCTCACAAACTCCCACCCAGGCCGAGCTGCTCGACTTCGTGCGCCGTAGTGCCGCCGACGCCGAGCTGATCGCCTCGCTCCCACTCGATCCCGAGGG harbors:
- a CDS encoding TAXI family TRAP transporter solute-binding subunit; translation: MFQALPHIGRRRALFGSAAGFVVFGLLLWWLLPLGEESPGGTITFSTGTPTGVYQKYGELLQGALAKDMPRLDVQLLNSDGSQENVRRVATGYADFTVAAADAVETYMLQDKPGADQLRSCARLYDDYVHLVVPRTSSVRSVADLRGKRVAVGPSGSGVRLIANHVLEAAGLDPTKDVKPLAEGIGTMPGLLKQKKIDAFFWSGGLPTSAVLELSKSYDIRLVPIGSDLIKKLHEQGGASRYYRAAVMPADAYPKAQLGSSVQTVAVANLLVTREDADAKLTEEITRTVIDSRDRIGRKVHAAQLVDLRTAIYTDPLQLHEGARRYYRSVKP
- a CDS encoding amino acid ABC transporter ATP-binding protein, coding for MTEVSVAKDAVAATEELVVLKSVNKHFGALHVLQDIDLTITRGEVVVVIGPSGSGKSTLCRAINRLETIDSGAISIDGKPLPAEGKALARLRADVGMVFQSFNLFAHKTVLENVMLGQIKVRKADKKVAEEKARGLLDRVGISTQADKYPAQLSGGQQQRVAIARALAMDPKVMLFDEPTSALDPEMINEVLEVMQQLARDGMTMIVVTHEMGFARSAANRVVFMADGRIVEEAVPDQFFSNPRSDRAKDFLSKILHH
- a CDS encoding amino acid ABC transporter permease, yielding MTSVLYDTPGPRAKRRNVIFSVVFFVLLALFLWWIWKTMDDKGQLKWDLWEPFTTSQAWTTYLLPGLANTLKAAAISMVIALPLGAFFGIARLSDHRWVRGAASTVVEFFRSIPVLLLMLFANEFYVRSTDIGSEERPLYAVVTGLVLYNASVLAEIVRAGILSLPKGQSEAAMAVGLRKGQTMTNILLPQAVTAMLPAIVSQLVVIVKDTALGGVMLGFTELLNSRSTLAANYANVIPSFIVVAVIFIIVNFILTSFASWLEGRLRRSKKGTGVVLGEDAVEINPAAVGGGFGTGGEGGGPSGFTFTDKPPR
- a CDS encoding glutamate ABC transporter substrate-binding protein, with product MKLRKVTAASAAVLALALSATACGSDDKDDAGSGSSGGGTIKVGIKYDQPGLGLKEPDGSFSGFDVDVATYVAKELGYDADKIEFVETKSADRENAIARGDVKFIAATYSINDERKEKVNFAGPYLLAHQDLLVKSDSDIAKGTDLNGKKLCSVTGSTSAQNVKADIAPKAQLKELSGYSECIAALQSGAVDAVTTDDSILAGFAAQDKYKGQFKLTGLKLSNENYGIGVKKDDTATTDKINAALTKMVSDGSWQKAVDANFGPAGYKNEPAPKIGNIVS
- a CDS encoding response regulator transcription factor, with amino-acid sequence MRLLLVEDDNHVAAALSAVLARHGFHVTHARSGEEALQALVPESDGFGVVLLDLGLPDQDGYEVCGKIRKRTSTPVIMVTARADVRSRIHGLNLGADDYVVKPYDTGELLARIHAVSRRSVPDDASATAESGLRLGPVHIELPTRQVSVDGLIVQLTRKEFDLLALLAQRPGVVFRREQIISEVWRTSWEGTGRTLEVHVASLRSKLRMPALIETVRGVGYRLVAPAA
- a CDS encoding amino acid ABC transporter permease; its protein translation is MFDFLEGYDVLGAFWMTVKLTALSALGSLVLGTLLAAMRVSPVPLMRGFGTAYVNIVRNIPLTVIIVFASLGLADIFGVTMGAPDDFKVQGFRLAVLGLAGYHAAFVCEALRSGINTVPPGQAEAARAIGLSFSQVLRLIVLPQAFRSVIGPLANVLIALTKNTTVAAAIGVAEAAYLMKEMIENEAQTIAIGAVFAFGFVVLTLPTGLLLGWLSKRLAVKR
- a CDS encoding HAMP domain-containing sensor histidine kinase — protein: MRTRLFPLLIVLMAAVLLALGIPLAASLAAAQQQRVVVDRIDDTARFAALAQYVADPSTGPGTGGTTDERRETLSKELARYHSLYGIRAGVFYRDDDPMANAPDTWLLPETGEGRDAFNEALGSRRSHDPEQVWPWQRHRLIVASPVVKDGDVVAVVVTDSPTGQMRSRTLHGWLIIGAGEVAAMLLALGAALRLTGWVLRPVRVLDATTHDIATGRLKSRVAAAGGPPELRRLARSFNEMADNVEDVLEQQRAFVADASHQLRNPLSALLLRIELLALELPEGNEEIASVQTEGKRLAEVLDDLLDLALAEHAEADLRLTDIGELTSERVAAWGPVAESKGVRLVGTCPATTAWTDPVTLSSALDAVIDNALKFTPEGESVEVKVASNGEFSTVVVTDGGPGLSDEDLARIGDRFWRSARHQNIKGSGLGLSISRALLAAAGGSIAYDHHEPHGLRVTVRVPRSRSSF
- a CDS encoding putative leader peptide, translating into MHLWRRVHMDLVRYAGCICHPSC
- a CDS encoding FAD-dependent monooxygenase translates to MDPVIIVGAGPVGLTLALALARQEVPSVVLDEGPGKDEQRPARTVVLREDTAALIERLTGFPLSEAGFRWAGWRSMRRKQVMREVRFGSGGSEDSGGSDGPSRAAGPAASAVPGDAAPFSAPLHLAQHVLTTALRGALAGERLVKIATSSRLDSVEQETSGVTAHTRGPKGTWWRGSYLVGCDGPRSTVRKLQDIRFPGRTAVERHAVAALRTELPWPGEALLHRMPPWRTSGPSAGEVTARPLADGVWRLDWLLPPGKDLVTPDLLVARIRETLGGWSGGSTPPYELLDTGVHTVHHRLARRWRSGRVFLAGDAAHLLGALGTQGLDEGLRDADNLAWKLALAWHHGPHETLLDSYQAERRAVVAARLRAADQSLPLLRGGGGLRSYVPGSARGHDTLLTDGHLGRGPLGAPGAYADSPLAPPHAESGTPVDTAPGAPVVDVRVTAEDGSFVPLRERLGRGALLVVLIAPGTGVWERKHWVTAGIMPRLAAAVTALPHPAELLVAESYPGAAAHTVLLIRPDGHLVTALSGVRPADLYAAAEATLGGAAKAEATASTS